The Thiorhodovibrio frisius genome segment ATGATGCGCCCGCCATGGAAGGGACCGCGATCATTGACACGCACCACGGCCACGCGACCGTTTTCCAGGTTGGTCACCTGCACATAACTCGGCAGCGGCAGCGTCTTGTGAGCCGCCGTCATTTGATGCATATCGTACACCTCCCCACTGGAGGTGCGCCGACCGTGGAACTTATTGCCGTACCAGGAGGCCTGTCCGCGCTCAACATAGCCCTTGCTGCTATCTTTGGTTTCATAGCGACGCCCCATCACAACATAGGACGACATGTTTCCGTGTTTGGATTTGGGCTCGACCTTAGGAACCGCGTCTGGTGGACCAAAGGTCTGATCCTCATCCGAGCGAGTTGCGGTGCCGCCACCACAGCCGGCGAGCAGGAAAACAAGCAGAAAAACCAGGGCGCCAGATGTCAGCCAGCAAGGGAAAAGACGCGCGTTCATCGTAGCTCCTTCCTAACAAACTGCTTTCATTATAGCCACAAACATCTTATCTGGACTAGGAATATTTTGATGTGTGAATCGACATCAGGATGCCAAAACCCGCCATGATGGTCACCAGGGAGGTTCCCCCATAACTGA includes the following:
- a CDS encoding septal ring lytic transglycosylase RlpA family protein, giving the protein MNARLFPCWLTSGALVFLLVFLLAGCGGGTATRSDEDQTFGPPDAVPKVEPKSKHGNMSSYVVMGRRYETKDSSKGYVERGQASWYGNKFHGRRTSSGEVYDMHQMTAAHKTLPLPSYVQVTNLENGRVAVVRVNDRGPFHGGRIIDLSYAAARKLGVVAAGTAKVEVRSIDPRDHGGLVKAPPPARLEHQQRAAGPFEDPVLAADDQLYLQVGAFDQLANAEELRQRLLAHVPEPVNIRPGAEAEVAPYKVRVGPLGSRAEAEAVSQRLASLGLAQGMVIGR